The following proteins come from a genomic window of Leptospira selangorensis:
- a CDS encoding ankyrin repeat domain-containing protein, with protein sequence MKYKITLILCLSCCSIQSRGQLLFDSKQEVELIKAIRTNNIELADKLLKSNVKFRKVDSRYLNLLNLTLSTEYSDKSLLKKTMLAILEKDYNDYPYVTALQLNRLEIAKLIEEKSDRRGNPFGQVELKEYLSNGGDPNYIVKFDFTILMLCSSKGNLECVKDLISAGVSIDRYSKFDSPNKGVTALVLAVEHGQLEIVKELINRCAEMNVVNEKDESLIQIAARKKLFEVKKYLEENSKARIYCD encoded by the coding sequence ATGAAATATAAAATAACCTTAATCCTTTGCCTTAGTTGTTGCTCGATTCAGAGCAGGGGACAATTACTTTTCGACAGTAAGCAGGAAGTCGAGTTAATAAAGGCAATCCGCACCAATAATATAGAATTAGCTGACAAGCTATTGAAATCGAATGTAAAATTTAGAAAAGTTGATTCTCGGTATTTGAATTTACTCAACTTAACTTTATCAACAGAGTATTCGGACAAGTCTCTATTAAAGAAAACAATGCTTGCGATTTTAGAAAAAGATTACAACGATTATCCATATGTAACTGCGCTGCAGTTGAATCGGCTTGAAATTGCTAAATTGATTGAAGAAAAATCCGATAGAAGAGGCAATCCATTTGGTCAAGTCGAACTGAAGGAATACTTAAGCAACGGCGGAGATCCAAATTATATAGTGAAATTCGATTTTACAATTTTGATGCTCTGTTCATCCAAAGGTAATTTAGAATGCGTGAAAGATCTCATCTCCGCTGGAGTAAGCATTGATAGATACTCAAAGTTTGATTCTCCCAATAAGGGAGTTACAGCCTTAGTATTAGCCGTTGAGCATGGGCAATTGGAAATTGTGAAGGAATTAATAAACCGTTGTGCAGAAATGAATGTTGTGAATGAAAAAGATGAGAGTTTAATTCAAATTGCAGCAAGAAAGAAATTATTTGAAGTTAAAAAGTATCTCGAGGAAAATTCGAAAGCCCGCATTTACTGCGACTAA